CAGTTCATCTCCCTGGTGTTAAATATTAAGATTTTGCTATGATGCAAATCTTCAAATACTGATCTTTAGAGGTAGGTAATATcaataacattaattaaattcCAAATATCATCATTAAGTCAGCCCGGTACACAAAGCATCTCACATTACCAATACAAACATTAGTGGCTGCTTCCACAGCTTGAGCCCACGATCCATGGAGACAATTCTACTGTTGCTCCAATGCTCCGTAATTGAGCAAGAAAAATTACACATACTTACACCAGATATGAATATCAATCACAAATTACATTAAATGATCGGTAAATAATGAACAGATACATACAATACATATACAGAATGTTGAATACCTGCTGTTCTACCGGAAAACAACGCACAGGCTTGTACAAACCACGGAAGGATTCAATAGGCACCTTATCCACCTTCTTTACAATTGGAAAGTTCAACTTCACAGTACTGTTAACAGCTATGAACATTGAAACCGCCATTGTAGCTAACTGAGCTAAagctttttttttcactttcactGTCAAAAAATCCCGCCTAAAAAAACAACCATAACCACACATTCCTAAAAAAATCCATTCCAAACCAAAAACACCTTTTTAAATGgggaaaataaacaaaaaagtgCAGTATTTTAACCCTCAGTTTTGAAAATACTACAATATTGCCACTTATTAGAGTTATTAACTCAAATGCTCCCTCAAGTTTTTAGTTTATAGTCTTTCTGTCCTTACTATTATAAATtgtcaaaataataaagtaaaaaatggatacaattcaaaataattaagttttaTCAGAAGGAAAATTCGCAGCCGCTACATTTTGGATGCGCACAAGTTCTCTACTTTTCTACGCACTTACTCCTTTCAttcatttttagttgtcatgttatGTTTTTCGAAAGCCAATTTGACTAgctttcaaagttaaattagattacattaattcgatagagaaaatggtctaaaactCCCCCAATCTATACCTGAAatcccaactacacactccTACTTTacgggtgtcctattacccctgaacttcatatttctctattttctacacacTTAAACGCTAACATGTCATAGGAGGTGTTCTCACCTCCCTTAGGCGCGTAAAGATGTATCTAAAACACATTATCTGCATTTTGGAATCCACGTGTAAGTCCAAATCAACC
This genomic stretch from Solanum stenotomum isolate F172 chromosome 10, ASM1918654v1, whole genome shotgun sequence harbors:
- the LOC125878508 gene encoding uncharacterized protein LOC125878508, whose protein sequence is MCGYGCFFRRDFLTVKVKKKALAQLATMAVSMFIAVNSTVKLNFPIVKKVDKVPIESFRGLYKPVRCFPVEQQVEAGILCEPCGGTGWLLCDFCKGQKTNVKSETNKIYRRCPSCRATGYLLCSKCKVFKCVTFPNDEDGEVLSF